The window GTTTCCACCCTGGAATGGGCTGATCTGCTCGcacgacgtcgatgcggGAACCTGAGATATGGGGATCGAGGGTCCACCCTCGTTACCCCAGTTCGAGACCTTGCCCAAGCTCGTACCACCGCAGAAGAGGATGGTCTCCTTGTAATCGTCTGCCGGAGTTAGAGGAAGCATAGCCGAGCCACCAGAGGCAGGATAGACACGAGGAGCACCTGGAATCTTGGCAAATGCGCGCTCGCTCTGCTGGTCGTAATTCCAAAGGATCGCCTCCCTTCCGGCTTGGATAAACACCTCACCGGACGACATGAGATACGCGATCGGGTAGAGTGAGAGGGGTACAGTACGTTGCAGGATTGGCAAATTAATACTAGCTCCGCCACTCTTAGGAGGGTAGAACTCGTAAGTAGGAACATTAGAGCCCTGGCTTGGAACAAAGCCACCGTCGCGCATGCCTCCAAGGATGATATTGGATCCATCGGCTAGAGGCTCTACGGTAGGATACCACCTCTCCATGTTGAGCTGATTGCTGTTTTGGTCGTTCCACTGACATTGCATGTTGTCGCAAGGGCTAAGGAATCGCAGTGCCTTACCGCCATTGTAAGCGCCGTATCCAGCACCTGCCTTAGCAGTCGCGCCATTCGTGGTAACCGCCTTGTTTCCGCCCGTGACGAGCCAACTGCCGTCGCCCAGCGTCATACCGCCGGCACAGAACGTGTTGGAACGCACCTCCATGGGGCGGTAACTGTTCGAGTTGATGTCGTACTCGACAGCCCACGCCGGATGACCGTTGACGCTGACCGGGTTGTTTTCGGTCTTGTCAAGGATGTAGACTTTTTGCTCTGTGCCGAGGAACATCATTTGAGCCGACACGCCCGAATTGCCAACGACTTGCATGGTACCGGCTTTGCCCGCCGATACACCGCTATTGGCGCTGGCGATAAGGAGAGCACCAAGGACCACACCCTTGAGCAACGACGTCTGAGTCAAGGTCGCCATGGTTGCTACCGTCTATCGATCAGAAGACTGGGTAATGGTTTCAACGATCTTGGATGCTGATTGCTATTCGACAGAGATATTCTGATGCGTAATCGAGAAGATGAGAAGCAAGAAAAGAGCGTTGTAGTATGTAGAAAGAATGTGCTGTTGCGTGGTTGTGAGCACGCTCGATGCTGTTCGTCAGAACGAGGGACAAAGGGGGGAATGGGGGGGAAAGGCGCAGGGGAGTCGAGGTATAGGGGAGAGTATAGATGATCgtagagagagagagaggagaaAAGTGGGACATGTATAGAAAGTCAGTGAAGAGGGGGTCCTGTGATTACCGCAGACGCATGTAGAAGTCGAGGTGGTAGGGACTGCAGCGCCCTCATAGCAC of the Mycosarcoma maydis chromosome 2, whole genome shotgun sequence genome contains:
- a CDS encoding glyoxaloxidase 2, producing the protein MATLTQTSLLKGVVLGALLIASANSGVSAGKAGTMQVVGNSGVSAQMMFLGTEQKVYILDKTENNPVSVNGHPAWAVEYDINSNSYRPMEVRSNTFCAGGMTLGDGSWLVTGGNKAVTTNGATAKAGAGYGAYNGGKALRFLSPCDNMQCQWNDQNSNQLNMERWYPTVEPLADGSNIILGGMRDGGFVPSQGSNVPTYEFYPPKSGGASINLPILQRTVPLSLYPIAYLMSSGEVFIQAGREAILWNYDQQSERAFAKIPGAPRVYPASGGSAMLPLTPADDYKETILFCGGTSLGKVSNWGNEGGPSIPISQVPASTSCEQISPFQGGNWESVDDLPERRSMGQFINLPDGTLWFGNGVTTGVAGYSTDPNSVGKPVGESYGDNPSYQPLVYDPKASRGNRWKRVGSTNIGRLYHSSATLLPDSSILVAGSNPNADVNHHVKWKTEYRIERWYPDFYDQPRPSNDGLPSSFSYGGQGFTIRLSSAAQAQKAKVVLIRTGFSTHGMNMGQRMIELKSTHRGSKLYVAQLPPNPNLFAPGPALAFVVVDGVPSQGKMVMVGNGKIGEQPVDAESVLPGSTAPMNDMFQRRQNASQTERDVASSHNQVLHRSGLHARHQKGGVDRY